Within Vicia villosa cultivar HV-30 ecotype Madison, WI linkage group LG1, Vvil1.0, whole genome shotgun sequence, the genomic segment CTTAGAAGGGATCGAGGCATATTTTTTTTGAGTAGTATGAGAAAAACCACCGTAAACAAGGCTACCCgtgagtgtgtgatcttttgtaACCAATTTTGAGACTAAATTTTTGGTTTTGTCAAGTGAATTGAAGAAAAACACAATGAATtttgaaaaagagaagagaagtcgtgattcacttgaaaatttctttggtaaacacttaacccaatagtacttgaaccttgaatggaaagcattgatgtctttatagatagaaatgtttaaagttggggagagatgtttcttaaagaaagaaaggaaagaaaatggtggtgcaatgcattctttgaaaaaaaaaagaagaaaaaaaaagggagaagagaaagaaagaataaatGGTAAAGATCTAAAgaaaaatctaaataattaaaagaaaagaaaggaatgcATTGTATGGTGAAGAACAAAAGGGTAACATATGAGTAGTTGTGTTCATAAATAATGCTTTCCATGATCattcaccctttttgtttcaatggtcgtgtacatataatatcacttgtttggaacccaggccaagttacaaccgaatgaagtcctcagtgatctttgtctctattgtctcgtgtgcatagtatagatgaatatatgaattgttttggatgtgcatcattgctaGTGAGTGTGATTTGTCCCTTATGCTATCATTGCAATTGTCCTTCAATTATTTTGTGAAGCGAAACCTAGGAGATTCATTCATGAACATTATCTTTTTTAATGCAattgtgttgaaatgtttgtgTTTAGGAAGTGGTTCATAGTCATGTTagaatcttgtacaagcaaggaagacttatcttgtaggtatgtaactcaagtttgaaccattcaattgatgTTACTAACCTTGTGTGGTTTGTTGATGTATGTTTTTAAGCTAGCTTAGTTTATTAACTTTTATAATGTGTTCTATAGGTTTTAGCAATTTTTGGCAAGATGGAATGAAAAGAAATGGtcaaaacaagcttgcaatgagggTGGAAGACCAAAAGAAGGAGTTTTGTGcaagaaggtccgctcagcggagttcaAGCGGACATGGGCAGGGACGAGCAACAAAGttggctccgctcagcggaccttgaagacaaagCAGATATTTTggctgctccgctcagcggaccgatcccgctcagcggacctactttttcaacttttgttcttagctacataaaattgatgattaagaGTAGTTAGCATAACTTTTATCATAACACACACTTAGAAAGAAaagctagggcaagagaagaagaaaaataccatatcttaagagaaaatcaagatttccaaacatctttattcaatcttcttgagtttgatgtcactaaatcttggtttgttgcttgttgttgaagcttccatggatatggagggctaagtttcatcttgtgtcaagattagaggtagttagtttgtaaatatgtattttctttgatctattatgtatgaacttggttaatgatcaatacatggtgaatatctagttgtttatgtttcatttattgttttggatcactattgagagatatgtttcaaagctagacctaaaagatattcatctatcaataaacaaactctagagatagatttgtgagttgataatcacaagtatcaagcttttaagattatcacgttgattgtcggcatgagagatcatctgacggttaatatgataataatcacgatattgttttagagataaacggtatcgagaggatacatgattgtattaatcattaataagttcatatacatgatcattagagtacatatgaagcaaactaacgAACAATAATCTTGTCACAGTTTTCTCAACTtattttcacaccctattttattgtctttacttACTTTGTATGCTATTAATATTTCATGTCACCAAACTGTTACTTAaaacttaactcaaaatacactaagctgtagaacgacgataatatcgcatcaatccctgaggagacgatactagaaatacttatcctatactttctaacaattTTCtagatgaaataaaataatagagaaattctctatttataggccattaTATGCTTTAAATTGGGAAATAATCCATGGGCAAAATAACTCACCTAATCGATTGGGCCAATTGATTATTGACCTTTAATAATCATTGTTCAAGCCACAAATGAAAGTTTTTAATATTTAGCCATTGTCAAGCATTAAGTGAAAACCCGAATTGATTTTAGACTCAAGCTAGTGAAAACCATCGATTAGGTTATTAGATCTAATCAATTATTTAGTTGGAAAAGTTTTTAAATCAATCAGACGCTCTCTTAATAAGTTGCTTAGACTATAACTATATTTTCAGGtagtttaaataaaatatgaaaggcTTCTTAAAGGTTTTTAGTGTGCGTGTGTGTGATTTTTcataatatttccaaaaatactcTTATGTATTTACAAGACACTGATCACTCAAACGAGCATGGTAAAACGAGCTTTTACactttctatccttcacaatttTGAAGCCTCAAATCTTGGCattattatattttagtttaGCATCATACAAGAGCCTCGAATCTTCTTAATGATGCTTGAAATATCTTCATGTTGATTACCATCATCTGAGAGTTGAGAAGTTAAATCATCTGGGAACCTTGAAACCAAATTTCTCACTTGAATGTTGTTTGACTGCAGTGTTGACTTCAAAAAGATGACTTATTCTTCAAGAACATCTTCAAGAGGATAGCTTGATTATAGAGTATAACTTGCTAAACCATCTTGAGCATATTTGACTGTTGAGCTATATTTACTAGATAAGGACGTCACTAGATATAATTTAATATCAGGTGTTGTCATTATCAAAACTAAACAACTACTCAGTTGATGAATTTCACCATCTTGACAATACGTGTAAGCACATAGAtcaatcaaaacatatttaataGGATCAAGTATGTTTATTGAAAGTCTCAACAGGAAACTATTTGGAAAAAAAGCAAGTCAATGGGTTAGGCTGAACCTGTATAAATTTTTGGTCCACTCTCTTTAtctcttctcttttttatttcttatgtctatgtttttttttgctttaatttttttttacctgtatcttatttatttatttctgatGCCTTATCTCCGTACcattattaaaatcaaaatatctGTTTTAAATAACAAAGTTTttaatttggttttgtttttaaaTCAACACAATTCAACTTCCTATCTTTCTTGTGTTTAAAGTCACTTAGTGTAATGTTATTTTCGTAGAACTCTCCAAGGGCGACGTCTAGAGGACGCCTAAGGAGAGGCGACGATAACATATCGCTCAAGGGAAGATATTTGGCCCTTCTTGTCACTCTGTCATGGGAAACTTTGGAAAAGACGTTTCTAGGGCATAGAGATGTCAGGGTCATTAATTGCTCCATGACCTCTTTGAAAATAGAGACTCAACGACCCACCGTTGACTGAGTAAGAGGTAACCCTTTCCTGGAAAACTCTAGGTCCAAAGggcctctataaatactcctcatgtAGAAGGAAGGATGAATCTTAGGTCATACAGATTATTACACCCTAAAAGCATAGTGATTGATCATAACACACATATCACACCCCTCATCAGCTTATACCTAAGCACATCACCATCCACACGgcctctcacctcacgtgagcaaGACTCTTAACACCACCATAAAACACAACCATATAGGACTTTTCGCAACTGTGGGCAAACTCTAACCACCATACATCGTAAGATACATACTAAGACCTCTGAGTCTTCCTGTCCTTGCATGGGAAAACCTACACACCTGTACTTTTGACTAGTACACTTAGCTCACAAGTGTCTTCAGAGCCCAACTTCTGTTATAAGACTAATCGTCTCAAGAGATAATGATAATTTCAAACATATTTCTTTATTCCATTGATTATGATTTATGAAACTTTGTTTTAAATGGTTCTTTTGTATCTGATCATTTTACTTATAACGAGGTAGTAGACAAACCATATTATTTATGAACcacaaaagaaaatagaatagTGTATCTTGAGTTTCAAGTTAAATACTTGATGACAAGTTCAACTTTAGATTTTTAACTGTAGCACAATTAAAAAAAGTATGAGACacccttaaatttttttataaagtttcAACTTAGATAGAAAGGGTAAACACATATATAAGAGAAAATGAGACACTAAATATTAGTGAAAGATGGTTCttaaaaattttatttctaataaatATCTAAGATTTAGAATGAGTATCAGAAACCTATTTCAATATTTGACTTTTGAGGATAGAATTTTTTGTTGATGAATTTTCAGATAAGATCAAATAAAAAGAAACTCATTTCATAAAACTTAGATAACTAATTCAATTGTTTAAGGATGAGGAAAAGAACTCAGAAATATCTAATGCAATTTCTATATATTTTTACTTTGAAAGGTATGTTCTGGATATAGTAAAATCCCACCTTATTATATGTCTTCCCAACATAGATTATAAATGACAAAATGATtgtcaaaaaattaaaaagagtCTTTTAGACATGAGTTTCACTATTTGACGTTTTAATGGCTTATATTAGCAGCACATTACAAACTTAacacttgaaaaaaaaaacatcaactgGAGTTGCTTTCTTCATTAGTAGCTAAAAAATGACAGTGTCTTATATCTCATCTTTACGgtagaagaaaagaaaatgagcATTTTGTAGCAATAGCTTATTAGAGGTTTCAATTTAGGGGGCCAAAAAATTTGAGCCCTAGTCTATTTAATGAGGGGGTCTAAAAATATCTAAGAATAATGAGCCCCTAAATATATAGGCCCAAAAAATATAAggccctaaaaatttagaatgGGGCCTTGGGcccttaaataaaaaattaataattttaaaaaaaaagtatattttaatttcaaaaaataatattttcaaaataaaaaaattaatataaaatttaatttaattttttttataaattatgtgGATTACTTTTATTCATATAAATCATTTAAGATACTCTATATAATTAGGTAAATTAGTGCATTATAAATGAATTCCTTCTATTCACATAaatcatctcttttattttttaagtatctcttttattttctaaGTATAATACAATATACCCATTAAACTCATGGACATAGAGCTTTGCTAGAAACAGTTAAATGTCCCAACGACTTTCATACATTTTTCAAACTAGAAATGTAGGAATGAAGTAAATATGGAAAAACATGAATATGAGCATATATAAATTTCAACTCTCATTGCTTTTCCAGTTTCAATTGTCTTAtgagtattatttttttatatataacacTTACATCTGAAAGAAAATAACAAAGTTCCTATGAATAAATCATCTACTTTAAATATGTCTCAATAATAGAGGTGGAGTTTACAAGATAAAAAATGAAGCAATATGTGGAAATTAGTGCAGAGGTGCAAATTTTGAAATAGAATAAGCCCCTTCAATAGGGCccaaaaataacatattaattaAGGGGCCTAAAATTATAAGGCCTAAAATTTTTCTCATTAAGAGGGGGTTTAATAAAGTGGAGTTTTAGTGGGGCCAAAAAATTGGGGCTTTGAAAAATTGGGGCTTTGAAAAATTGggcttatttgacagctctaTAGCTTATCATAATGTAACTAAAAGATATTTGAAGTTTACTTCTAATAAGATAATATATGATTCACTTCAATGCTCATTTTCCTTTGCTTGCACATTAGAGTTAACATGTGCAATTGGGATTGAACCAAACCATGACAAACAAATAATGGATAGACATATATGTAGATTATCAGAATATAATTTGTATTGAGAGATGTAGTAGCATAACAGCTTGATATAATactgaaattaaaagaaaatatatgatccacttcaatgcttattTAGTTTAGCATCTATTAATAAGGTTTGCACGTTAGAGTAAAACTAATTAGTATGTGAAATTGGGATAGAATCAAATCATGCCTAAGCTGCACTGCATAGAGGGAGATATATATGGACAAACAGATAATGTATCGAGAGATGTAACATAACAAGATCATGAGGTAACGCTCTCcattacataaaaaataaaacacattaaaaatGTCTGCAAGTTAGTTTTAGAAATATGGAGTTGCAAGAAATTAATATAACACTTCACATATGCTAATAATCCTTCATAAGTTCTAACTCCTCTTGATTCAGCTAATATATGAGGtaattattctaaattaaaaaaaaaaaaaatcacttctCTCTTCAGTATTGGTTCTCCCTTTAGCCTGTTTCTTTGTTGACAGTTTCTGCATCTTTGATCAAGCTAGGAGCTTTTTGTGATACAGAAGATGAGGATGGGGGACTTGCATTGTTTTGTCcaaacttcttcattttctttatgtgCTTTTTCCCTTTCACATGACCTTCCATCACAGCTTTTGAGAAAGTGTTAATTTGACAAATCTCGCACCACAAAGGTTCAACCTTTGTCTTTTTTGTTAATGCACTTATCTTCTCCGCTTCCTCCATTGCAGCATCTTTTTTAGAGACACTTATCTTCTCCGCTTCCTCCATTGCAGCATCATTTTTGGAGACACTTATCTTCTCCGCTTCCTCCATTGCAGCATCATTTTTGGAGACACTTATCTTCTCCGCTTCCTCCATTGCAGCATCTTTATTGGAGACACTTATCTTCTCCGCTTCCTCCATTGCAGCATCTTTATTGGAGACACTTATCTTCTCCACTTCCTCCATTGCAGCATCTTTTTTGGAGACACTTATCTTCCCCGCTTCCTCCATTGCAGCATCTTTTTTGGAGACACTTATCTTCTCTGCTTCCTCCATTGTTGCAGCATCGTTTTTGGAGACACTTATCTTCTCCGCTTCCTCCATTACAACATCTTTTTTACTCTCGAAAGAACCTACATTTTGGCTTTTCTCCACAAGCAGCCCTccattttcaaattttataacaTCATTATTGACCATCATCTCCACAATGTCATTCTCATTTATGGGTTTTACTTTCCACATTACACTATTATCAGCTATTGTTTCCGCAAGCTGCTCTTCATTTTCCAATTCAGTTATATTTTTACCAACCATCATCTCCACAAATTTCTCATTTTTTGATTCTGTTGCACTTGCATCATTATCAGCCACAGCCACCGTCTTCACAAGCTGCTCCTCTTTTGTACTTTCTTCGACACCCTTATCGGCAGCAGTCTCATTCATGACTTCCAAGGATGTGCAAGGTTGAAGAAGTTGTTGATCTTTTTCTGCATCAACCACTGAGTTTGTGGTAGTAACAACAGTTTCAACAGCCTTCACATTTTTCTCACTTTTTTTGTTTCTCGCAATCTTCCTATTCTGTCCTGCTTCTCTGGCCTTGTGCTTCTTACcgttcaaatgagcattcaagcCACTCTCACTTGTGGCTTTAATCTCACACAGTGCACAACTCCACTGCTCCTTTGGTTTTTTCTTCAAACTAAATGCAGGAGGTTCAATTTCAGAATCAGGAGGCGCCGTTGCTTTTCGCTTTGCATTAAAGAGATCGGGATCTGGCTTATCCTGCAATGAGTACTCAAATAAAACATtaattcaagtatgttcataaaTATATTATTCCTACAATCATTATACTTTTATTGAATATACCCTAAAATGACATTTTAAGCTTATGCTATCAACAACAAATAAAGTCACACACAACTGTGGTATTAAATAGCGGCGGCATGGCCACTATGGCAGATATACATGGCAGTTTTTGGACTCGCCGCAATGATATATATCGGGCGATATTGCGGGTTTATCCACCATTACCCGCTATAACGACGACCAAATCGGACGGTATGGCGGGATTTAGGCTCTATGCCATGAACTGCCATCCGCCATCTGACACAAAATATGAATATAATAAATCCTTTTCATCTCAACGTGTTGTTTCCTTTCCTTATTGTAGAACACAGCAACTGTTATTTCTGTTTATCAATTGATTGTTTCGTTGTTCTTTTACATACAACAACACATGAAAAGAAACACATTTATATGATCTTAATATTTAGTTCGCTCCGGCCATaattataagaaaagattctctttttaggttcactgaacaatgaacctaaaaaaataATCTTGACTTATAATTATGGCCGGAGGGAGTACACACCAAAATGTTATCTTATAACATCCATTTGAGACAATACAATTTAACAGTTTTATAAATGGCTAAAACagttcataaaataattaaagtgTTAAATTTAGTTAATAAATATATCAGGTATTGTAAGTCATGAATCATTTACAGAACTTTATTAACTAAAAATTTAAATACGATTAACCTTGATACGTAAGTGTTCAAACTTACATGCAGCTAAAACACTTGCAATCACAGTTAATAGTATTTGAATTTGTAGTTAATTAAGTTCGGTTTATGATTGATAACTTATCAAATCTTGATATACTCATTAACTCATTATTAAATTGCATTAAACGTGTGTGCCAAAACATTCAGGGAAAAGTCAGTCAATGTAACAGTGTTATAAGATACAAAACAAGAGAATGGAAAAGGTTATGAAACTGACCAACACAATAACTTTGTCCTTGTCATCACTGATCTCGGGAAGAGGGTTGATTTCAGCAGTGGGCAAAATCGACGGTGGTTGCGACGCGTCGATATGAGCAACAGCAGCAGCAGGGTTCATCACAGCAGAATTGGACCAATGAGACATTAGTCCTGGAATAGTCATCAGCGGCCTGTGTATTGAAATCCCCAATTCTTTCTCCATTGCAAGTTCCCTTCTCACTTCCTCCTCCAACTCAATCCGCCGCCTAATCTCCCTGCGGATTTGCTCCTTCTCAATCTCACGTCGCAGTGCCGCCTCGTTGGATAACTGCATTCCGAAGCCAGAAAAACCTGCGTCccctgaaaaacaacaacaactatAAAGATCAGATATATATAAGAACATGTTTATTTTCTATGGTTTAACAATAGCGTGATGTAGAAGCAAAAGAGGTTTTTCGATAGCCTTACGTTGAAGTGATTGATCAGGGAGATATGTGACTGGGGAAGGAGAATGCGACGTGGTTGGTGGTGGTACGTTGTTGTCGATGGCACGGAATTTGAATTCCATTGAAGAAAACGTTTGAATGTGTAAGTTATGAGCGATCTGAAGCAAAAGCAGAGGGCACACAGAATTGTGACTCTGTTTTATGTGTATTTGTGGAAATCTCAGAGCAGAAACCTAATGGGAGTCGTTTGAAAAATATATGCAACAAGAGGAAAGAAACGTCCTATTATATATGCTAAAGCGTTTCTGATTTTACTACAAAAAATGAATCCAATTGATAATGACCTACTTTATGATTTAATAGTTTGTTTTATACTGTCTTTATAATTAATGCtcattattttatatatgaaacaatttcttttttgttttatagtatTTTTAAGGCAGATTCTTTGATACCATTTAATTTTAGTTGAATATCCATACCCTAAATATTAATTgatttacaattttaattttttaaatgtaaaataatattaaaaattgatGTAGCATTGAATATCTTCATTTAATTGGAGAAAAATATCAGGACCTAACCAAATTCAAAGATGCATATTCTGTCAAAGGAATGTATCTGGAGCTAGCTGATCATGAAGATATAGTGAATAACACCCAATGGAAATTGATCTGGAAGCTGAAGGTGCAAGAAAGAGTGTGGAGTTTTATTTGGCTGTTAGCGCACAACACGCTTTGGACAAATTTCCAGAAAAGTAGAAGAGGTCTAGGGAGTGCAACGTGCAACCTTTGTGGCAACTCGATGGAGACAACGCTGCATATGATTCGTGATTGCCAACAAGCAACTCGTATTTGGAGGAACATGGTTCCTAGCAGCATGGTAGGTGATTTTTTCAAGCTTGATTTGGAGGGTTGGATAGATTTAAATGTTACCGCTAAAGGAGAGTGGAGTAATTGTTAGGCAGTGGGTTGTCATAATATTTGGttgtggagaaataaggagattCATGATGAATTCTATCATAGGCCTTTATTCCCAGTGAAGCAAATTATGTAGCAAATGGAGCATTATGGTGCAGTAACCAACAAGTGCAATATAGCATTTGGTATGGGGAATAATGAATTGAGAATTGGGCGAAGTTGAATATGGATGGCGCTAGCAGGAAGAATGAGGAAGCCGGATGTGGTGGGATTATTCGTGATAGGCATGGTAAAAGTAAGGGTGGTTTTTCTAAAAACATTGGCACGTGTAGTGCATTCAGAGCAGAATTGTGGGGGATTCTTGAAGGCCTAAATTTGGCCAGGAGGTTAGGCATAAAGAAGTTAGAACTGTGTATTGATTCTAGTTCAATTGCTCACGTGTTGATAGCTAGACGGTTAACAAATGTGGATGGATATATCCTTCTCCTTCAAATCTATAAGTTGTTGGAGTTTTTTGTGGAAGTTAAGGTGTCCCATAGTTTTAGAGAGCCTAATCAGTGCACGAATGCCCTCGCCCGTAGTGGTGTTGATCGAGATGAAGACTTAGAGTTTTTCGACACTGTCCCAGATTGTTTTAAACAGTTCGTAGAGATGGATAGGAAGGGTACTTTTTTCTAGAGTAGTTTCAATGTAGTCGTTTTCTTCTTTCAGGCTTCGGCCCTCCTTGTAACAAAAAAAAGATATCAGTCAAATACTACTTCGACTGCCTACTTCGACAAAGTCAAATACTAGCTTTCGACATAATATCAAATTACAATTTCTAACACACCCCCTAATTCATGTTCTCGAGACTTCTCATCCTGATGCTTCTATTCAA encodes:
- the LOC131600271 gene encoding uncharacterized protein LOC131600271 — its product is MEFKFRAIDNNVPPPTTSHSPSPVTYLPDQSLQRDAGFSGFGMQLSNEAALRREIEKEQIRREIRRRIELEEEVRRELAMEKELGISIHRPLMTIPGLMSHWSNSAVMNPAAAVAHIDASQPPSILPTAEINPLPEISDDKDKVIVLDKPDPDLFNAKRKATAPPDSEIEPPAFSLKKKPKEQWSCALCEIKATSESGLNAHLNGKKHKAREAGQNRKIARNKKSEKNVKAVETVVTTTNSVVDAEKDQQLLQPCTSLEVMNETAADKGVEESTKEEQLVKTVAVADNDASATESKNEKFVEMMVGKNITELENEEQLAETIADNSVMWKVKPINENDIVEMMVNNDVIKFENGGLLVEKSQNVGSFESKKDVVMEEAEKISVSKNDAATMEEAEKISVSKKDAAMEEAGKISVSKKDAAMEEVEKISVSNKDAAMEEAEKISVSNKDAAMEEAEKISVSKNDAAMEEAEKISVSKNDAAMEEAEKISVSKKDAAMEEAEKISALTKKTKVEPLWCEICQINTFSKAVMEGHVKGKKHIKKMKKFGQNNASPPSSSSVSQKAPSLIKDAETVNKETG